GTCGCATCGCGTCCGCTCTTCCGCGAACGCCGTTCATGGCGCCGCCTCGGGCATTCGCCCAGAACGGGCGTCACTGTCCGAGGACTTCCGTGCGAAGTCACTTTCAGAAAACCTGACAAGTCTCTACTGCGAGCATCGATACAAGTTAGCGCGACTTTATCGATTGCGCCCGCAAGTGAGATGATAAACAAACACCAAAAACCTGCAAGTGACTTGGAAAGTTTTTTGGAGGAACTCCGGATGCTCGCAACGTCAGCAAGTCTACAATCCTCGTCTATCTCCACTCGCCAGATCGCTGAAACACAGCGAAAAATCGCGTAAACCCGACACAAATCAGGCATAAAGTCACTTCGAAGCGCCCAGCCACCCAACAAACCTGCAAACAATCTATTGCACAGGTTTAAATTTCAGATAAACTAACCAATCACACTAATCGACATTCTCATCAGCCTCGTCGCGACTCCCCCATTCGTTGGGAGCCGCCTTCGGCACTTAGCTCGCTTTACATTTTCATGGGCAGACATTGCTATTCGATATCGCGGGCAGCAGCGCCGCTGCTCCTCATTGCTTCCGCCGCAGCCACCTTCGTGGGATGCGGGAGTAGCGCCGGCGTCGGCGTCTCGGGAACGGTAAAGGTAAATGGCGCGTTGCTTCAAAACGGCAAGATCACTTATCGCCCCGTTGCCTCCACGGCCGGCAACGGAGGTTCTGCCGAGATCATCGAGGGAAATTACCAATTGGCGGACGTACCGATCGGCGCCAACGTCTTCACGTTTTCCGGTTTCGTGCTGACGGGCAAGTCGATTCCCGGCCCCGGCGGCGATCCAGAACCAGAGCGCAAGAATGCGATCCCGCAGCACATCCTAAAAGAGGGCGTCGAGCGCGAGATTTCCGCGTCGGGCCCCCAAGACTTTTCGCTCGACGGGCCCGTGTGAGCGAGTCCCTCGCGACTCCGCCCCCCGTCGTTCGTTCGCTCGTTACCCAGGCAGTCGCCGCTTCGTTGGAGATCTTCGCATGACGTTCCATGCTGCTCTTCGCACTCATTCACGTTCCTATGAACTCGGCTTTGGCAAGCGGGGTTCAGCGAAGCATTCGGGCCGCGCGGGTCAAGCCACGCACCACCGCAGCGCCTTCACGCTCGTCGAACTGCTGGTGGTGATCGCGATCATCGGCGTCCTGGTCGCCCTCCTTCTGCCGGCAGTGCAGGCGGCTCGAGAGGCGGCCCGTCGCTCATCGTGCATGAACAACGGCAGGCAAATTTCGCTCGGTACGCTCAACTACGAGTCGGCGTTCCGCGAGTTACCAAAGGGCACGAACAACGCCGTTGGGCAGTCGCGCGGCGGCAACACCTGGTACGACGACTACACTTGGTTCGTGTTCATCCTCCCGTATATGGAAGGAGATGCCGCGTTCAAGGGCTTCGACATGAAGAAGCCTTTCCTCGGTGCGCATCATGAGGCAGCGCGGGCGTTCTATATTCCCATGTTCGACTGCCCGTCCGATCAACAAGGCCGCATTTACAACCAACCGGGCGACGGCAATCCGGCCAACAACAATGACGCGTTGAATCGCTACTACTACAACTACGTCGCCAACCTCGGCAACACGGGCACCGGCCAGGCGGCGGTGGTGATCGCCCCGGTACGCGAACGCGTCGAATTCGGCGGAGCTCCCTTCGCCTACGGCCGCGCCATCGGCCTGAAAGAAATCACCGATGGCACGAGCAACACCCTCATGTTCTCTGAGTTAATCAAAAGCAAGGGAGAAATCGCCGGCTCGGGAAACGATTGGCTCGGCTCGATGGGCGACATTTCGATCGGCCGCGGCAGCCATGGCTTTAGTGCGCTCTGGCCGCCCAACAGCCCGACGGCCGACATCATTGAGTGGAGATGCCCCACCGATGTTGGCATCGTCTGCGACGATACTCGCTACCCCGATCATGCGGTCGTCAACACGAAGATCCCCGACGACATCAACCGTTCGGCCAGAAGCTTCCACGCCGGCGGCGTCACGGCCACGCGCGCCGACGGATCGACTGGCTTTTACAGTGACGACACCGACCGCTTCGTTTGGCGAGCGTTAGGCACGAGCGCCGGCGATGACGTGAACGCAGCCAACTGACCGCGACGGCTAGCTACGAATTTCGGTAAGCCACCGCCAATTACTTAAAAGCCCCTCGCTGCTGCCCATCCCGGCCGCTCGTCAGTAGACAAGCGGTCGCCTCCGCCCCGCATCGGCAGTTCCACTTCTCGCACCAGGGCGACGCGATGGTTGCCACGTCCCGCGGTAATCGCGTATTTTTAGATTTCCGGGATGCGCTCAAACTCTTGAGGCGCCTCTCAGATAGCCCATCGTGCGACTCGCCAACTAATTTGGCGACGCGTGCGGGCGGCTCCACGAAAACAACGCGATCGGCCACATCCCCGCTGGCGTGAGGCGCACGCCCTTATCTTCATCGGGCTGTTTATCTTGAGCGGACGGCGGCCGTGGCGATGAACCAAATCCTGCTGAGAGAATCCTGCAAAAATGCTCTACAACGAACGCAGGAGAGAGCTCCGTATCTCTTCTAAAACGCCGACATTGCAGCGACCGGAATCTATTGCGCGCATCCTCCTAACGGCGACTTGCCTCGCGATTGCGACGCACGCAGCGGCGGAACCGCCCGGAGCAATTGACTGGCCGGAAGGTCAGGCGCTCCCTCGGCTCCCAGCCCCCGCAAACATGCTCGAAACGATCGACGTCGGGATTCTCACCCACGACGAGCAACTCACATTCTCCGCGCTAGTCGGCCACGCCAATCGCCGCCAACCTCGCATCGCTCTGCTAAATCATCGAAGCGAAGAAGGCCCCGAAACTTGGTTCTATACGCCAACTGTCGGGATACAGCTCGCCCAGCCAATCAGCGAGAGCGACAAGTACTCGTTGATCGCTGACTTTGCGGGGGAAGTCGCTGGCGTCGTGCTGTACGACGCCGAACTCAACCCCCACATGCGAAATCTTGCCGCGACGGTCGCCGCGTTGCGAAAGGCGCTGCCTGTTACGCGTGAAGTTTACGGCAAGCTGCAAGAGCGCGGCATTTCCTTGCCAGTACTGGAAGACTTAACGTCGCTGACGTTCGCGGGTCCTTTCGAAACTTATCAGCACCTCTACGACGCCTACTGGCCATCGTGCGAGAAGCGTTTCATCGTGAGCGCCCGCCCCGAAGGCCGCGGCGGCGACTATCATCATACGCGCGACCTCGCTGCAGCGTGCGGGGCCGCAGCCCTCTGGCTCGACGCCCGGATCCCCCG
This sequence is a window from Lacipirellula parvula. Protein-coding genes within it:
- a CDS encoding DUF1559 domain-containing protein, whose protein sequence is MTFHAALRTHSRSYELGFGKRGSAKHSGRAGQATHHRSAFTLVELLVVIAIIGVLVALLLPAVQAAREAARRSSCMNNGRQISLGTLNYESAFRELPKGTNNAVGQSRGGNTWYDDYTWFVFILPYMEGDAAFKGFDMKKPFLGAHHEAARAFYIPMFDCPSDQQGRIYNQPGDGNPANNNDALNRYYYNYVANLGNTGTGQAAVVIAPVRERVEFGGAPFAYGRAIGLKEITDGTSNTLMFSELIKSKGEIAGSGNDWLGSMGDISIGRGSHGFSALWPPNSPTADIIEWRCPTDVGIVCDDTRYPDHAVVNTKIPDDINRSARSFHAGGVTATRADGSTGFYSDDTDRFVWRALGTSAGDDVNAAN